Proteins from a single region of Chloroherpeton thalassium ATCC 35110:
- a CDS encoding NAD(P)/FAD-dependent oxidoreductase, with product MQTEVLVVGAGPAGSTAAAILAQKGYDVLILDKTEFPRQKACGDGIPHSAIALLDQLGLHDQFRNTKRNEITGATIHSPRGQQSSINFRMRDNFFIQSRSVFDHTLFSHALTSGAKFLKAKALEPILNQGKVVGVKARVQDEEKRIFAPITIAADGVDSAIAAPLRREKQLAKHRAISLRGYISGLNLNPRTVEGFFPKEIVPGYLWIFPLGEKEANIGLGMRMDKYAKVGMSMKQVLQNFLASPEIKARLEPNWQLSDVRASPMNFASQKGIQLAYDGAVLVGDAASLVSPLTGGGIYNAMFSAKTAAETIHDAFQKNDFSEKKLSEYERRCWAAIRYEMKITYVVQNAISTFPFLIEGLMKFVDNRTLKALKLFDDVEFS from the coding sequence ATGCAAACTGAAGTTTTGGTGGTTGGCGCAGGCCCGGCGGGTTCAACTGCGGCGGCAATTTTAGCTCAAAAAGGCTATGATGTGCTGATTTTAGATAAAACCGAGTTTCCTCGCCAAAAAGCTTGTGGCGACGGCATTCCGCACTCGGCGATCGCATTGCTTGATCAACTTGGCTTACACGATCAGTTCCGAAATACAAAACGCAACGAAATTACCGGCGCCACGATTCATTCGCCGCGTGGCCAGCAATCCAGCATCAATTTTCGAATGAGAGATAATTTTTTCATTCAATCCAGATCTGTTTTTGACCACACGCTTTTCTCACACGCGTTGACATCGGGCGCAAAATTTTTGAAAGCCAAAGCGCTTGAGCCAATTCTAAACCAGGGAAAAGTTGTGGGCGTAAAAGCGCGCGTTCAAGATGAAGAAAAGCGCATTTTCGCGCCCATCACAATTGCCGCAGACGGCGTGGACTCGGCGATTGCTGCGCCGCTTCGCCGCGAAAAACAGCTTGCGAAACATCGCGCCATTAGTTTGCGCGGTTACATTTCAGGCCTGAACTTAAACCCGCGCACGGTCGAAGGATTTTTCCCAAAGGAAATTGTGCCTGGCTACTTATGGATTTTTCCGCTCGGCGAAAAAGAAGCGAACATCGGGTTGGGCATGAGAATGGACAAATACGCGAAGGTTGGCATGAGCATGAAACAAGTTTTGCAAAACTTTCTGGCGAGTCCCGAGATAAAAGCACGACTCGAACCCAATTGGCAGCTTAGCGACGTGCGCGCCTCACCGATGAATTTTGCCTCACAGAAAGGGATTCAGCTCGCTTACGATGGCGCGGTTTTAGTCGGCGATGCGGCTTCGCTCGTTTCCCCGCTCACGGGCGGCGGCATTTACAACGCGATGTTCTCGGCCAAAACAGCCGCAGAAACGATTCATGACGCATTTCAAAAAAATGATTTTTCGGAAAAAAAACTTTCTGAATACGAACGCCGCTGCTGGGCTGCAATTCGTTACGAAATGAAAATCACGTATGTGGTGCAAAACGCCATTTCCACGTTTCCGTTTCTGATTGAAGGCCTCATGAAATTTGTGGATAACCGCACGCTCAAAGCGCTGAAGCTTTTTGATGATGTGGAATTTTCTTGA
- the bchE gene encoding magnesium-protoporphyrin IX monomethyl ester anaerobic oxidative cyclase, translating to MKILMIQPNYHSGGAEIAGNWPASWAPYVGGSLKKAGFNNVRFLDAMVDDLSHEEIEAILRKNQPDVVMVGAITPMIYKAQETLEIAKKVSPSIVTMLGGVHSTFMYSQVLTEAPWIDYIVRGEGEEIAVNLMKAIEAGTDKKDRHSIKGIAFIDNETGKIVATPAQPVIENLDDLSPDWSILDWPKYIYIPLNTRLAVPNFARGCPFTCTFCSQWKFWRRYRARSPKHFVDEIEILVKEYKVGFFILADEEPTINKSKFIALCQELIDRNLNVGWGINTRVTDILRDVDLLPFYRKAGLVHVSLGTEAASQLNLSIFRKETTIEENKLAIKLLKDNGIVAEAQFVMGLDHETPESIEETYRLCSDWDPDMANWTIYTPWPFAELFEELGDKVEVRDYSKYNFVTPIMKPQNMEREDVLKGVLKSYARFYSKKAFTYPLIKDKYKRKYMLGCLKAFAKTTLNKRFYDLERAQVKGLRAEFDLGFDESRILTKEELANLKETRPELMADTGFGSEEEGYSREHNEHDFTELGLDEDTVKDRMKGQDEVRNC from the coding sequence ATGAAAATTTTGATGATCCAACCAAACTACCATTCAGGCGGTGCAGAAATCGCCGGAAACTGGCCTGCAAGCTGGGCGCCGTATGTCGGCGGTTCGCTTAAAAAGGCTGGCTTCAACAATGTCCGCTTTCTGGATGCGATGGTTGATGATTTGTCTCACGAAGAAATCGAGGCAATTCTAAGAAAAAATCAGCCGGATGTGGTCATGGTTGGTGCCATTACCCCGATGATTTACAAGGCTCAGGAAACACTTGAGATCGCCAAGAAAGTGAGTCCAAGCATCGTGACGATGTTAGGCGGTGTTCACTCAACCTTTATGTATTCGCAGGTTCTCACCGAAGCGCCTTGGATTGATTACATTGTGCGCGGTGAAGGTGAAGAGATTGCCGTCAATTTGATGAAAGCCATCGAGGCCGGAACAGACAAAAAAGACCGTCACAGCATTAAAGGAATTGCGTTTATCGATAACGAGACCGGTAAAATTGTGGCGACACCCGCTCAGCCGGTTATTGAAAACCTCGACGATCTCTCTCCTGATTGGAGCATTTTGGATTGGCCAAAATACATCTACATTCCGTTGAACACCCGTTTGGCCGTGCCGAACTTTGCGCGTGGCTGTCCATTCACCTGTACTTTCTGCTCGCAGTGGAAATTCTGGCGTCGCTATCGTGCGCGTTCTCCGAAGCACTTCGTAGATGAAATCGAAATACTGGTAAAAGAATATAAAGTTGGCTTCTTCATTTTGGCCGACGAAGAACCGACCATCAACAAGAGCAAATTTATTGCGCTTTGCCAAGAGCTAATCGACCGCAACTTGAATGTTGGTTGGGGCATCAACACCCGCGTGACCGACATTTTGCGCGACGTGGATTTGTTGCCATTCTATCGCAAAGCCGGTTTGGTACACGTTTCGCTTGGCACTGAAGCTGCCAGCCAGCTCAACCTCAGCATTTTCCGTAAGGAAACCACGATTGAGGAAAATAAACTCGCCATCAAATTGCTGAAAGACAACGGCATCGTTGCCGAAGCGCAGTTCGTGATGGGTCTCGACCACGAAACGCCGGAATCCATCGAGGAAACCTATCGCCTTTGCAGCGACTGGGATCCAGATATGGCCAACTGGACGATTTACACACCGTGGCCGTTTGCCGAACTTTTTGAAGAACTCGGCGACAAAGTGGAAGTTCGCGACTACTCCAAGTACAACTTCGTCACGCCGATTATGAAGCCGCAGAACATGGAACGCGAAGACGTTCTCAAAGGCGTGTTGAAATCTTACGCGCGTTTTTATTCCAAAAAAGCCTTTACCTATCCGCTGATTAAAGACAAATACAAGCGTAAATATATGCTTGGCTGTTTGAAAGCCTTCGCTAAAACCACGCTCAACAAGCGATTCTATGACCTTGAGCGTGCTCAGGTTAAAGGGCTTCGCGCCGAGTTTGACCTTGGCTTTGATGAAAGCCGCATTCTTACCAAAGAAGAATTGGCCAACCTGAAGGAAACCAGACCGGAGCTTATGGCTGATACCGGCTTTGGTTCTGAAGAAGAAGGCTACAGCCGTGAGCACAACGAGCACGACTTCACTGAACTCGGCCTTGATGAGGATACAGTTAAAGATCGCATGAAAGGTCAAGACGAAGTCAGAAACTGCTAA
- a CDS encoding WD40 repeat domain-containing protein translates to MKEGLFSKVLNGLGLKKEPEKPAIPPVQEDEAIMHTLKHLDSVRSAAFSPDGTKVACASYDETVKLWDVVTGQMIRSFEGHNHWVECVAFSADGKLLASAGRDVTVKIWDAATGKVLQTMKGHNDAARAVAFSPDGKFLASVGIDSNIFIWDVATGSVVKQIKKGHPLYIEAVSFSADGKYMVTGGEDPLVKIWNTSSWELVKPLKPEGDFCYSARFNKAGTKIVTGGNREIIEIWNFETAERTHVMRAHEGAVRGVAFTADGKFIVSGGDDEKVKLWNGETGEHIHTYKGHSKPVHAVDISQDGKFIVSGSLDGKVKLWKVKF, encoded by the coding sequence ATGAAAGAAGGGCTATTTTCGAAGGTATTAAATGGACTTGGGCTAAAAAAAGAACCGGAAAAACCAGCCATTCCACCAGTACAGGAAGATGAGGCAATTATGCACACGCTGAAACATCTTGACTCGGTGCGAAGTGCAGCGTTTAGCCCCGACGGAACGAAAGTTGCCTGTGCAAGCTACGATGAAACCGTTAAGCTTTGGGATGTAGTCACAGGTCAAATGATCCGCTCATTTGAAGGGCATAACCACTGGGTTGAGTGTGTGGCGTTTAGCGCCGATGGAAAGCTTCTTGCCAGTGCGGGCAGAGATGTAACGGTTAAAATCTGGGACGCAGCTACTGGAAAAGTCTTGCAAACCATGAAAGGCCACAACGATGCCGCTCGTGCAGTTGCGTTTAGCCCCGACGGAAAATTCCTTGCCAGCGTTGGGATTGATTCCAATATTTTTATTTGGGATGTCGCAACGGGCAGCGTTGTCAAGCAAATCAAAAAAGGACATCCGCTTTACATTGAAGCGGTTAGCTTTAGCGCCGATGGAAAATACATGGTAACTGGCGGAGAAGATCCACTTGTCAAAATTTGGAACACGTCTTCTTGGGAATTGGTCAAGCCGCTCAAGCCGGAAGGCGACTTTTGCTATTCCGCACGGTTCAACAAAGCGGGCACAAAAATCGTCACTGGTGGCAACCGCGAAATTATTGAAATCTGGAATTTTGAGACAGCCGAACGCACCCATGTGATGCGTGCGCATGAAGGTGCTGTGCGCGGCGTTGCATTCACCGCCGATGGAAAATTCATCGTAAGCGGCGGCGATGATGAAAAAGTGAAACTTTGGAACGGGGAAACCGGCGAGCACATCCACACCTACAAAGGCCATTCCAAACCGGTTCATGCTGTGGATATTTCACAAGATGGAAAATTCATTGTGAGCGGCAGCTTGGATGGGAAAGTAAAGCTTTGGAAAGTAAAATTCTAA